The Danio rerio strain Tuebingen ecotype United States chromosome 1, GRCz12tu, whole genome shotgun sequence genome includes a region encoding these proteins:
- the LOC141385403 gene encoding serine/threonine-protein kinase pim-3-like isoform X2, with the protein MGENRSRSRSRSSAFIQAAVQDVRTHDGDGETQTVSQELDGFLAPLPSLLAKSVSTDQGNRKRKRQSGSQQTPEDERPSTSSRRALKRSRRDAYAKGPLLGDGGFGSVFAGMRRSDGLPVAIKYVSKERTQRRLRVEGQGRLPLEVALMTRVNSAPACPNVLQLLDWFDRPRRYILILERPDPCQDLQSYCEENDCLDEGLAKKVLVQLIAALKHCESRGVLHRDVKPENLLISTESQDIKLLDFGCGDLLKRSAYKYFAGTIQYAPPEWFCRQRYHAGPATVWSVGVTLFNILCNRFPFGGSLRVTSRSKLTFPITLSTEAVDADGEEENTHRTHTEQQIPAENTL; encoded by the exons atgggtgaaaaccgca gccgctccagatccaggagttctgctttcatccaggcagctgttcaggacgtcaggacacatgatggtgatggtgaaaccCAGACCGTGAGCCAAGAGCTTGATGGATTTCTCGCACCTCTGCCTTCCCTGTTGGCCAAATCTGTGTccacagatcagggtaacaggaagaggaagcggcagagcggcagccagcaaacaccagaagatgaacgtccgtccacctcatctagaagagctctcaaacgctctcgcagag acgcgtatgcaaagggcccactgctgggagacggtggatttggctctgtgtttgctgggatgcgcaggtctgatggactgcca gtcgccatcaagtatgtgtctaaagagcggacacagaggagactgagagtt gaaggtcagggtcggctgccgctggaggtggcactgatgacccgcgtcaattcagctcctgcctgccccaacgtcctgcagctgctagactggtttgaccgtcccagacgctacatcctgatcctggagcgtccgGATCCCTGCCAAGACCTCCAGAGCTACTGTGAGGAGAACGACTGTCTGGATGAGggtctggccaagaaagtgctggtgcagctgatcgcggctctgaaacactgcgagagccgcggagtcctgcaccgggacgtcaagccagagaacctgctgatctccacagagtcccaggacatcaagctgctggacttcggctgtggagatctgctcaagcgctcggcctacaaatacttcgcag gaactattcaatacgctccacctgagtggttctgcagacagcgctaccatgcgggtccagctacggtgtggtcagtaggagtgaccctcttcaacatcctgtgcaaccgtttccccttcggaggctcactgagggtcacgtccaggagcaaactgaccttccccataactctgtcaacag
- the LOC141385403 gene encoding serine/threonine-protein kinase pim-3-like isoform X1: protein MGENRSRSRSRSSAFIQAAVQDVRTHDGDGETQTVSQELDGFLAPLPSLLAKSVSTDQGNRKRKRQSGSQQTPEDERPSTSSRRALKRSRRDAYAKGPLLGDGGFGSVFAGMRRSDGLPVAIKYVSKERTQRRLRVEGQGRLPLEVALMTRVNSAPACPNVLQLLDWFDRPRRYILILERPDPCQDLQSYCEENDCLDEGLAKKVLVQLIAALKHCESRGVLHRDVKPENLLISTESQDIKLLDFGCGDLLKRSAYKYFAGTIQYAPPEWFCRQRYHAGPATVWSVGVTLFNILCNRFPFGGSLRVTSRSKLTFPITLSTECRQLIGWCLSPAAADRPSLDDIERHPWLQ, encoded by the exons atgggtgaaaaccgca gccgctccagatccaggagttctgctttcatccaggcagctgttcaggacgtcaggacacatgatggtgatggtgaaaccCAGACCGTGAGCCAAGAGCTTGATGGATTTCTCGCACCTCTGCCTTCCCTGTTGGCCAAATCTGTGTccacagatcagggtaacaggaagaggaagcggcagagcggcagccagcaaacaccagaagatgaacgtccgtccacctcatctagaagagctctcaaacgctctcgcagag acgcgtatgcaaagggcccactgctgggagacggtggatttggctctgtgtttgctgggatgcgcaggtctgatggactgcca gtcgccatcaagtatgtgtctaaagagcggacacagaggagactgagagtt gaaggtcagggtcggctgccgctggaggtggcactgatgacccgcgtcaattcagctcctgcctgccccaacgtcctgcagctgctagactggtttgaccgtcccagacgctacatcctgatcctggagcgtccgGATCCCTGCCAAGACCTCCAGAGCTACTGTGAGGAGAACGACTGTCTGGATGAGggtctggccaagaaagtgctggtgcagctgatcgcggctctgaaacactgcgagagccgcggagtcctgcaccgggacgtcaagccagagaacctgctgatctccacagagtcccaggacatcaagctgctggacttcggctgtggagatctgctcaagcgctcggcctacaaatacttcgcag gaactattcaatacgctccacctgagtggttctgcagacagcgctaccatgcgggtccagctacggtgtggtcagtaggagtgaccctcttcaacatcctgtgcaaccgtttccccttcggaggctcactgagggtcacgtccaggagcaaactgaccttccccataactctgtcaacag agtgccgtcagctgattggctggtgtctcagtccagcggcggctgatcggcccagtttggacgatattgagcgccatccctggttacagtga